TAATCTCATATATTCAAAATTATTATTCTTAAGTCCTAATTTAATTTTTGCAGTTCTTAACTTATTGCATCCTGTCATTGTAAAACATATACATAAAATAAAAGTTAAAATAAGCGATTTCTTATGTATCCTCACTCTAAAAACCCTCTCTAACTATTTTTGATTTTTCTTAAATCTATATCTTGAAAACATTAATACTCCAAAAATTAGAGTGAATATAGCAATAAACTGGGATGTAGACAACATTCCCACACTACCTCTTGGATCGTCCCTTAAAAATTCTATTAAAAATCTTCCTATACTATAACTTATAATATATGCCCCAAATACCTGTCCATCTTTATGATCTTTCTTAAGATACAACAATAAAAAAGCTCCTAATAAAAAATCAAATATAGATGAATAAATCTGAGTAGGATGAAGTCTTACCCCCGGAGGTGCAAATAATGAATTTTCAAAAACTATACCTAAATGAGAATCTGTATGTGCACCATAGCAACATCCTGCAAATAAACATCCAATTCTACCGAATCCCTGGGCTATAGCAACACACGGTACTGCTATATCTAGAAACTTTAAAGTATTCCAATTATATTTTTTACAAGCCATATATATAGCTATAACCCCTCCTATTATAGCACCATAAATTACAAATCCATATCCTAAATTTAATAGAATACTTGGTTCATCTATTATAAGCTTAATGTCGGTAATAACCCAAAGGAGTTTACCACCTACAGCACCACCTATAATTGCGTAGAAAAATATACTCCAAACATTATCTTCATTGTATCCATGTTTTCTTGATATATTTAATAAAATCATTAAAGCCGATAATACACCAATAGCTATCATCAGTCCATAACCTTTTATTTCTAGTCCAAAAATACTAAATAAAATAGGTCTCATAGAACACCTCCGTATAATAAATAAGAGAAGCTTTTAAGCTTCTCTTATTTTTTTCTATTTAATTATAATACTTATATTACTCTAAATCAATTTAATTCACATTTTGTTTAAAATAAATCTGCTATAGAACTTGCTATTGCATCCACCATTTTATTTTGAGTATTAGAATTCATGAATTTATCCCTATCTCTAGGATTGTCTATAAATCCACACTCTATAAGTACTGAAGGCATAATAGCATTTCTTGTAACATATAAATTATGATCTTGTGCTCCCCTATCCTTAAAGCCTACATTCCCTAACCTCTTAGCTATAAGCTTAGATAGTTCTCTACTTTTTATAGCCTCATTACAAGGAGTTCGATCATATATAACATCACCAATTGTTACAGTGCCAGATGTATCTAACTTTGGCATATATGTGCTATAATGAGTGCTTGTACCTTCTCCTCCTGGAGTTGCATCATGATGTATACTAATAAATAAATCAGCTTTTCTAGAATTTGCTACATTTATCCTTGCTTCAAGATCTTCTCTTACCTCTCTATAATTTACAGGTATGTAATCTCTTGTATATATAACATCATATCCCATAGTCTTTAATTTATTTCCTAATTTCAATGTTAAATTTTGATTTATCTCCGCTTCTTTTAAGCCTGCAGCTTGGGCACCTGGATCTTTTCCACCATGTCCAGCATCAAGTACTATGAGTTTACGTGCAACTGACGCTTCTATAGTTATTGGGTCATATCTAAAGTCATCTGTTCTATTTCTAGATCCTTTATCTTTTACATGAATACCCAATAAGTATCTTCCCCCACTTGTTGGTGCTGTCCAATTAAAGTTAGAACTTTCACTATAATCTCTTAGTATAGCCCAAGAATTCGTTCTTAGGTCTTTTAGCCAATATTGATATAACACTTTTGAATCTGCATTAGCAGATGCCTTTAATGTATATGTTTTTCCACCTTTATAGTTGCTACCTTTAACCTCATTGGCTCCATCATACACCTTAAACTCATTTAACTTCGCTTTTCCTGGAGATAATACTATTGGATCATATCTAAAGTCATCTGTTCTATTTCTAGACCCTTTATCTTTTACATGAATTCCTAATAAGTATTTTTCCCCATTTGTTGGTGCTGTCCAGTTAAAGTTAGGATTTTCATTATAATCCCTTAATATTGCCCAAGAGTTCGTTCTTAAGTCTTTTAACCAAAATTGGTATAACACTTTTGTATCTGCATTAGCAGATGCTTTCAATGTATATGTTTTTCCAGATTTATAGTTGTTACCTTTAACCTCATTAGCCCCATCATATACCTTGAAATAATTTAACTTAGCTTTTCCTTGGGATACTACTATTGGATCATATCTAAAGTCATCTGTTCTATTTCTAGACCCTTTATCTTTTACATGAATTCCTAATAAGTATTTTTCCCCATTTGTTGGTGCTGTCCAGTTAAAGTTAGGATTTTCATTATAATCCCTTAATATTGCCCAAGAGTTCGTTCTTAAGTCTTTTAACCAAAATTGGTATAACACTTTTGTATCTGCATTAGCAGATGCTTTCAATGTATATGTTTTTCCAGATTTATAGTTATTACCTTTAACCTCATTGGCTCCATCATATACCTTGAAATAATTTAACTTAGCTTTTCCTTGGGATACTACTATTGGATCATATCTAAAATCATCTGTTCTATTTCTAGACCCTTTATCTTTTACATGAATTCCTAATAAGTATTTTTCCCCATTTGTTGGTGCTGTCCAGTTAAAGTTAGGATTTTCATTATAATCCCTTAATATTGCCCAAGAGTTCGTTCTTAAG
The nucleotide sequence above comes from Hathewaya histolytica. Encoded proteins:
- a CDS encoding prolipoprotein diacylglyceryl transferase — translated: MRPILFSIFGLEIKGYGLMIAIGVLSALMILLNISRKHGYNEDNVWSIFFYAIIGGAVGGKLLWVITDIKLIIDEPSILLNLGYGFVIYGAIIGGVIAIYMACKKYNWNTLKFLDIAVPCVAIAQGFGRIGCLFAGCCYGAHTDSHLGIVFENSLFAPPGVRLHPTQIYSSIFDFLLGAFLLLYLKKDHKDGQVFGAYIISYSIGRFLIEFLRDDPRGSVGMLSTSQFIAIFTLIFGVLMFSRYRFKKNQK